Proteins encoded by one window of Fibrobacter sp.:
- a CDS encoding glycosyl hydrolase family 5 yields MKHPFKKGFIAISSLAVACFVACGDDSSTSSPQVIPDPISSATIAPGDNQVPASSGSIPDQGVPGPNSSAAAADPGSAGTVVPGSSAEVTPDDPGTDPMVPGSSESQPSTPELDANGFPTIESYGAPSPEYTKDISATAKRGWNTRYWDACKPHCSWLRESPNDITRADTSSNEAFVANHGIARNCNIHDVEVPAFTLGNVNPYAFNYVGTRSACGDEKSAGVFTCTDMAPIAVNDTLSYAYVAGTADSKCGKCYHLQYDGHFKDEFEMNPPRDTHKALKGKHLVVMASNIGMDVAGGNPNLPAGQFDLMVPGGGVGAFDALSTQVNGAGINWGAGFGGFLTECQNQLGYDSTLEAYQTCIRDMCDAAFGNSGLPNLLRGCHWFADWYMAADNPTYYIEEVECPQYLVDHYMSRINTTVETNIKKHDDWSTYQEGDVLDTLHCWGPGEGPDPYNPGRGCEASE; encoded by the coding sequence ATGAAACATCCGTTTAAGAAAGGCTTTATCGCGATTAGCTCGCTGGCTGTAGCTTGCTTCGTTGCCTGTGGTGACGATTCTTCCACCAGTTCTCCTCAGGTAATTCCTGATCCGATAAGTAGCGCAACCATTGCTCCTGGTGACAATCAGGTTCCCGCTTCGTCCGGTTCTATTCCTGATCAGGGGGTTCCTGGCCCGAATAGTTCTGCGGCTGCGGCCGACCCTGGCAGCGCCGGTACCGTTGTTCCGGGATCCAGCGCTGAGGTAACTCCGGATGATCCGGGAACCGATCCTATGGTTCCTGGTAGTTCCGAAAGCCAGCCCTCTACTCCCGAGCTTGACGCCAATGGCTTCCCGACTATCGAATCCTATGGCGCTCCTTCTCCGGAGTATACCAAGGATATTTCCGCTACCGCAAAGCGTGGTTGGAATACCCGTTACTGGGACGCCTGCAAGCCTCACTGCTCCTGGCTTAGGGAAAGCCCAAACGACATCACTCGTGCGGATACTTCCTCCAACGAGGCTTTTGTAGCAAACCATGGCATTGCCCGTAATTGCAATATCCACGATGTGGAAGTTCCTGCCTTTACGCTTGGCAATGTGAACCCTTATGCGTTCAACTACGTAGGTACCCGTAGCGCTTGCGGCGATGAAAAGTCTGCTGGCGTATTCACCTGTACCGACATGGCTCCTATCGCAGTGAACGACACTCTTTCTTACGCTTACGTTGCTGGCACTGCCGACAGTAAGTGCGGTAAGTGCTATCACCTGCAGTACGACGGCCATTTCAAGGATGAATTCGAAATGAATCCGCCCAGGGACACCCACAAGGCCCTTAAGGGTAAGCATCTGGTGGTGATGGCTTCTAACATCGGTATGGACGTGGCTGGCGGTAATCCTAACCTGCCTGCAGGCCAGTTCGACCTGATGGTGCCGGGTGGTGGCGTTGGCGCCTTTGACGCTCTTTCTACTCAGGTAAACGGTGCTGGCATCAATTGGGGCGCAGGCTTTGGCGGCTTCCTCACGGAATGCCAGAACCAGCTGGGCTACGACAGCACTCTTGAAGCCTACCAGACCTGTATCAGGGACATGTGTGACGCTGCCTTCGGTAACTCCGGCCTGCCTAACTTGCTGCGCGGCTGCCACTGGTTTGCCGACTGGTACATGGCAGCGGACAATCCCACCTACTACATCGAGGAAGTGGAATGCCCCCAGTACCTGGTGGATCACTACATGAGCCGCATCAACACCACCGTTGAAACCAACATCAAGAAACACGATGACTGGTCCACCTATCAGGAAGGCGATGTGCTGGATACCTTGCACTGCTGGGGACCTGGCGAAGGCCCTGACCCTTACAACCCTGGTCGTGGTTGCGAAGCTAGTGAGTAA
- a CDS encoding T9SS type A sorting domain-containing protein, which yields MKKMMFGLAAAVAAFAITPNPNLSIGKNLYVDGAVNSNWKPEVFTDGHLDFNQVASASDFALNVGEGPTKLFITWETRGDEAWIGDQYVHAASCQHNPKADASLQNFKVMTSANSTNGADGDWETVAEVGESGAMSRGLAIDFAGKSWFRIMADKAVTNLEEVGAYDMSKGGDDTWFFMGTSISQMGIKSIEVDSNFAQLIHARYPDYYPVMLRGGIGCVNTDGVIDGLQFYSEYVGNVKYWAIEMGTNDAWGDETGWNVEHFKSNMQDIIDVAKRNGVTPIIARMIATNPDVAKWQVHQGYLDAIDELTEKNKLPKGPDFFGYFSKHPEELSAQDGVHPAEKGAASMHRLWAEAMAPLYEVGDKGNDDGSVGEGSGSGNETNCVGGEMTNCVGNAQAIVSRNVRFAVPQIRVSGKTILVSGAESAKVMIMDAMGHVVGRQQVNGDALVSAELPAGNYVVLVRDKNISYSGKVMVK from the coding sequence ATGAAAAAAATGATGTTTGGGCTGGCTGCCGCTGTTGCAGCATTTGCAATTACCCCTAATCCGAATTTGAGCATCGGCAAGAATCTTTATGTAGATGGTGCTGTCAATTCCAACTGGAAGCCGGAAGTGTTTACCGATGGCCATCTGGATTTTAACCAGGTGGCTTCTGCAAGCGACTTTGCGTTGAACGTAGGGGAAGGCCCGACCAAGCTTTTCATTACCTGGGAAACCCGCGGTGACGAGGCCTGGATAGGCGACCAGTACGTGCATGCCGCATCCTGCCAGCACAATCCCAAGGCAGATGCAAGTCTCCAGAATTTCAAGGTCATGACTTCTGCAAATTCTACCAACGGTGCAGATGGCGACTGGGAGACGGTGGCCGAAGTGGGCGAGAGCGGTGCCATGAGCAGAGGTCTCGCTATTGATTTTGCGGGCAAGTCCTGGTTCCGCATTATGGCGGACAAGGCTGTAACCAACCTGGAAGAAGTGGGCGCCTACGACATGAGCAAGGGCGGTGACGATACCTGGTTCTTCATGGGTACAAGTATCAGCCAGATGGGTATCAAGTCCATCGAGGTGGACTCCAACTTTGCCCAATTGATCCACGCCCGCTATCCGGATTACTACCCCGTGATGCTTCGTGGCGGTATCGGCTGTGTCAATACCGACGGTGTAATCGATGGCTTGCAGTTCTACAGCGAGTATGTAGGCAACGTAAAGTACTGGGCCATCGAAATGGGTACCAATGATGCCTGGGGTGATGAGACCGGCTGGAACGTGGAACATTTCAAGAGCAATATGCAAGACATTATTGACGTGGCAAAACGCAATGGCGTCACTCCCATTATTGCCCGAATGATCGCTACCAATCCCGATGTGGCCAAGTGGCAGGTGCACCAGGGTTATCTTGATGCCATTGACGAACTGACCGAGAAGAACAAGTTGCCCAAGGGTCCTGACTTCTTCGGCTACTTCTCCAAGCATCCCGAGGAACTTTCCGCACAGGATGGCGTCCACCCGGCGGAAAAGGGTGCTGCCAGCATGCACCGCCTGTGGGCTGAGGCTATGGCGCCTCTTTACGAAGTCGGCGATAAGGGCAATGACGATGGTTCTGTGGGAGAAGGATCCGGTTCTGGAAACGAGACCAATTGCGTCGGTGGCGAGATGACAAATTGCGTAGGAAATGCCCAGGCGATAGTTTCTCGTAATGTACGTTTTGCCGTGCCTCAGATTCGCGTCAGCGGAAAAACCATTCTTGTGTCCGGTGCAGAATCTGCGAAGGTAATGATTATGGATGCCATGGGGCATGTGGTAGGCCGTCAGCAGGTAAATGGAGATGCCTTGGTATCTGCGGAGCTTCCTGCCGGCAACTATGTTGTCCTAGTCCGCGACAAGAACATTTCCTATAGCGGCAAGGTCATGGTCAAATAA
- a CDS encoding acid shock protein: MKKFLAILFLALASIAFAQDDVTTGPYQPVATEVRQAQNTDDDPMMAPKRPSYNFRSWGLGLGVWHNWKDSEKNPKRDWDQAVLFHHGRIWEMTTHGAITFMDNANISVGDEFELHETALIGGRYFFADQVFSPYVGAGFGVGIQYDSHYDDFSEAFALGFAGGLEAGLVIFRTSTTQLEIGAGYDIMMDGFDTDRLFGSFNFYLAINY; encoded by the coding sequence ATGAAAAAGTTCCTTGCAATTCTCTTCCTTGCATTGGCAAGCATCGCCTTTGCTCAAGATGACGTAACTACTGGTCCCTACCAGCCTGTTGCTACAGAAGTGCGTCAGGCCCAAAATACGGATGATGATCCGATGATGGCTCCCAAGCGTCCTTCCTACAATTTCCGCAGTTGGGGTCTTGGCCTTGGCGTGTGGCACAACTGGAAAGATTCCGAGAAGAACCCCAAGCGTGACTGGGACCAGGCTGTTCTATTCCACCACGGCCGCATCTGGGAAATGACAACCCATGGCGCAATCACCTTCATGGACAATGCGAATATTTCCGTCGGTGATGAATTCGAACTTCACGAAACTGCCTTGATTGGTGGTCGATACTTCTTTGCCGACCAGGTTTTCTCTCCTTATGTTGGAGCTGGCTTTGGTGTGGGTATCCAGTATGACTCTCACTACGATGATTTCAGTGAGGCCTTCGCTCTTGGCTTTGCTGGCGGATTGGAAGCCGGCTTGGTTATTTTCCGTACCTCTACAACCCAGCTTGAAATTGGTGCCGGTTACGACATCATGATGGATGGATTTGATACGGACCGTCTTTTCGGCTCCTTCAATTTCTACCTGGCAATCAACTACTAG
- a CDS encoding adenosylhomocysteinase, translated as MASEIRDISLAESGERKLEWVHRNCSLLGMLKEEFEKTKPFAGKKIALSVHLEAKTGYLCQVLKAGGAEMYVTGSNPLSTQDDVAAALVKEGMEVHAWYNATGKEYEDHIRHTLQCGPNIIIDDGGDLVNMVHNEMPELIPNIIGGCEETTTGIIRLEAMNKAGKLMFPMVRVNNADCKHLFDNRYGTGQSVWDGINRTTNLIVAGKQVVVAGYGWCGKGTAMRAKGLGARVIVTEVDPVKAIEAVMDGFDVMPMREAAKIGDFFVTVTGCDGVIDAEDLSVMKDGAILANAGHFDCEIDVAWLKKNAVEMREQRKNIMGYKLPTGQWVFVLGEGRLVNLACGDGHPAEIMDMSFAIQALSAKYLVEHAGELKEKIIDVPREVDHEVARKKLKFLGKEIDVLTAEQEKYLHSYNLDV; from the coding sequence ATGGCAAGTGAAATCAGAGACATTAGCCTGGCCGAATCTGGCGAACGCAAGCTGGAATGGGTTCACCGTAACTGCAGCCTTCTTGGTATGCTGAAGGAAGAATTCGAAAAGACCAAGCCCTTTGCCGGCAAGAAGATTGCACTCTCCGTCCATCTGGAAGCAAAGACTGGTTACCTGTGCCAGGTGCTGAAGGCCGGCGGTGCAGAAATGTACGTGACCGGTTCCAACCCGCTTTCTACCCAGGATGACGTTGCTGCCGCCCTCGTGAAGGAAGGCATGGAGGTTCACGCCTGGTACAACGCTACCGGCAAGGAATACGAAGACCATATCCGCCACACTCTGCAGTGCGGCCCCAACATCATTATCGATGACGGTGGCGACCTGGTGAACATGGTCCACAACGAAATGCCGGAACTCATCCCCAACATTATCGGCGGCTGCGAAGAAACCACCACCGGTATCATCCGCCTGGAAGCCATGAACAAGGCCGGCAAGCTGATGTTCCCCATGGTCCGCGTGAACAATGCCGACTGTAAGCATCTCTTTGACAACCGCTACGGTACCGGTCAGTCCGTATGGGACGGCATCAACCGTACTACCAACCTGATCGTGGCTGGCAAGCAGGTTGTTGTGGCTGGTTACGGCTGGTGCGGTAAGGGTACCGCCATGCGCGCCAAGGGCCTCGGCGCCCGCGTCATCGTCACCGAAGTGGATCCGGTGAAGGCTATCGAGGCCGTGATGGACGGCTTTGACGTAATGCCCATGCGCGAAGCTGCAAAGATCGGCGACTTCTTCGTGACCGTTACCGGTTGCGACGGCGTCATCGATGCCGAAGACCTTTCCGTAATGAAGGACGGTGCCATCCTCGCCAACGCAGGTCACTTCGACTGCGAAATTGATGTGGCATGGCTGAAGAAGAACGCCGTGGAAATGCGTGAACAGCGCAAGAACATCATGGGCTACAAGCTGCCTACCGGCCAGTGGGTATTCGTGCTGGGTGAAGGCCGCCTGGTGAACCTTGCCTGCGGCGACGGCCATCCGGCAGAAATCATGGACATGAGCTTTGCCATCCAGGCTCTTTCCGCAAAGTACCTGGTGGAACACGCCGGCGAGCTGAAGGAAAAGATCATCGACGTACCCCGCGAAGTGGACCACGAAGTGGCACGCAAGAAGCTGAAGTTCCTGGGCAAGGAAATCGACGTCTTGACTGCCGAACAGGAAAAGTACCTGCACTCCTACAACCTGGACGTGTAA
- a CDS encoding amidohydrolase: MGIELKNILAIVPVKNASENGSAKDEVKETSIYIEGDKIVAIGEAPAGFKADKVIDGTDKLAIPGLVNCHTHSYMSFMRNVADDLSFMDWLFGTIDPIEQKMTDEDTYWGACLAIIEMMKSGTTCFNDMMMNIKQTTRAIKESGMRAVMCRGLVGSAEDDGGRIQQTYDEMEFCKDCDRITFKFGPHAPYTCTEDYFRRVSDEAKKAGIGIHVHLSESVAEIQGTQEKYGYSPIVMADKNGLFDVPCIAAHCVQVDDADMEIMAKKNVSVVSNPASNMKLGNGFAPVPEMMAKGINVCLGTDGAASNNSLNMFHEMSLMALIHKGTHKSPQCVSARDVFRMATLNGAKALCLEDKIGSLEVGKKADIAILDLNNPSLMPKNNLIAGLSYSANGSEVDTVIIDGKVTMEGRKVLTLDEKLIYQKVNEIIKRMGLENKDYV, from the coding sequence ATGGGTATTGAACTCAAAAATATTTTGGCCATCGTGCCGGTCAAGAACGCTAGCGAAAACGGCAGCGCCAAAGACGAAGTCAAGGAAACCTCCATCTACATCGAAGGCGACAAGATCGTTGCCATTGGTGAAGCTCCCGCTGGCTTCAAGGCAGACAAGGTCATCGACGGTACCGACAAGCTGGCCATTCCCGGTTTGGTAAACTGCCACACTCATTCCTACATGAGCTTCATGCGCAACGTGGCCGACGACCTTTCCTTTATGGATTGGCTGTTCGGGACCATCGATCCCATCGAGCAGAAGATGACCGACGAGGACACCTACTGGGGCGCCTGCCTTGCCATCATCGAAATGATGAAGAGCGGCACCACCTGCTTTAACGACATGATGATGAACATCAAGCAGACTACCAGGGCCATCAAGGAATCAGGCATGCGTGCCGTCATGTGCCGCGGCCTCGTGGGTAGCGCCGAAGACGACGGCGGACGTATCCAGCAGACTTACGACGAAATGGAATTCTGCAAGGACTGCGACCGCATTACCTTCAAGTTCGGCCCCCACGCTCCCTATACCTGCACCGAGGATTATTTCCGTCGCGTTTCCGACGAAGCCAAGAAGGCGGGCATCGGCATTCATGTGCATCTTTCCGAAAGTGTTGCCGAAATCCAGGGCACCCAGGAAAAGTACGGCTACTCCCCCATCGTCATGGCCGACAAGAACGGCCTCTTTGATGTTCCCTGCATTGCCGCCCACTGCGTCCAGGTGGACGACGCCGACATGGAAATCATGGCCAAGAAGAACGTTTCCGTTGTTTCTAACCCGGCAAGCAACATGAAGCTGGGTAACGGCTTCGCCCCTGTTCCCGAAATGATGGCCAAGGGCATCAACGTGTGCCTGGGTACTGACGGCGCCGCAAGCAACAACTCCCTGAACATGTTCCACGAAATGAGCCTCATGGCCTTGATCCACAAGGGCACCCACAAGAGCCCCCAGTGCGTAAGCGCCCGCGACGTATTCCGCATGGCCACCCTCAATGGCGCCAAGGCCCTCTGCCTGGAAGACAAGATCGGTTCCCTGGAAGTAGGCAAGAAGGCGGACATCGCAATCCTTGACTTGAACAATCCTTCCCTGATGCCCAAGAACAACCTGATCGCAGGCCTTTCCTATTCCGCCAACGGGTCCGAAGTGGACACCGTGATTATCGACGGTAAGGTGACCATGGAAGGCCGCAAGGTTCTGACCCTCGATGAAAAGCTCATCTACCAGAAGGTAAACGAAATCATCAAGCGCATGGGCCTGGAAAATAAGGATTACGTTTAA